Part of the Deltaproteobacteria bacterium genome, AAACACCATATCCCCATCACGTCAACAAGGGAAAAGCCATACAGCAGCGATCGGAACCTTCTGCACACATCTCACGAGGGTGGAATTCTTGAAGATCCCTGGATGGAACCGAAAGAAGATATGTTTGTGTTAACGGTATCTCCGGAAGCGGCTCCTGATAGTGCCACGTATGTGGAAATTGATTTCGAGAAAGGAAACCCTGTAGCGATTAATGGGGTGAAGATGAGTCCCGCAAAGCTTCTCCATAAAATGAATGAAATCGCCGGCGCCAACGGGATAGGAAGGGTAGACTTAGTCGAAAACAGGTTTGTGGGCATGAAATCAAGAGGTGTCTATGAAACCCCCGGCGGCACAGTACTCTGGGCCGCCCATCGTGCGGTGGAATCCATTACAATGGATCGCGAAGTTATGTTAATGCGGGATTCAATTATTCCTAAATATGCGCAGCTGGTCTATAGCGGTTTCTGGTACTCGCCGGAGATGAGGGTGTTACAGAAGTTCATTGATGAAACTCAAGAAGCTGTTACAGGAACTGCACGTTTAAAATTGTATAAGGGGAATTGTATCGTTGTCGGTCGAAAATCTCCATGTTCACTATACAGTGAGGAATTTGTCACCTTTGAGAAAGATCGGGTTTACGATCAGAAGGACGCAACAGGTTTTATAAGGCTTAACTCCCTGAGGCTGAAGATTCAGGCTTTAAAGAGAGGGATCAGGGATCAGGGGTCAGAGAATTAATTTAATAAGTATTGTTAGAGTGAAATTACATAAGAAATTAGTATGACTATAAAGCAAAACAAACCATGGGGTGGACGGTTTCGTGAACCGGCGGATAAACTGTTAGAAACATTTACTGCTTCTATCGAGTTTGACAAACGCCTCTATCGTTATGATATTGAGGGCAGCATTGCACATGCGAGGATGCTTGCACAACAGGGAATTATCTCAACAAAGGACGAGAAGGTTATCGTCAAAACGCTGAAGGATATCCTTGTTGATATTGAAAAAGGGAATTTCGTCTTTAAACCTGAAGATGAAGATATCCACATGGCCGTAGAGAAGGCCCTGATAGAGAGGGCAGGTGAAACGGGAGGGAGACTTCATGCGGGGAGAAGCAGAAATGATCAGGTTTCTCTTGACCTCCGGCTTTATCTCAGAGACGAAATCCTGCAGATTGTGAACCTGGTGTCCAATCTCAAATTACAGTTTGTCAAACTGGCAAAAAGGGAAGTCGGAACGATTATGCCGGGTTACACCCACCTGCAAAGGGCGCAACCGGTTCTTCTATCTCATTATCTGTTGGCGTTCGGGGAGATGTTGGATCGGGATGAAGAGCGATTGCGGGAATGTTACA contains:
- a CDS encoding argininosuccinate synthase produces the protein MANEVRKVVLAYSGGLDTSVILRWLIETYKCEVIAFAADIGQGEELDGLREKAISTGASKVYIDDLQEEFVRDFVFPALRANAIYEGSYLLGTSLARPLIAKRQIEIARGEGADAVSHGSTGKGNDQVRFELTYTALNPDIRIISAWRDTQWFFDSRGSMIDYAQKHHIPITSTREKPYSSDRNLLHTSHEGGILEDPWMEPKEDMFVLTVSPEAAPDSATYVEIDFEKGNPVAINGVKMSPAKLLHKMNEIAGANGIGRVDLVENRFVGMKSRGVYETPGGTVLWAAHRAVESITMDREVMLMRDSIIPKYAQLVYSGFWYSPEMRVLQKFIDETQEAVTGTARLKLYKGNCIVVGRKSPCSLYSEEFVTFEKDRVYDQKDATGFIRLNSLRLKIQALKRGIRDQGSEN